In Blautia wexlerae DSM 19850, a single window of DNA contains:
- a CDS encoding metal-sensing transcriptional repressor, whose translation MAEEQKTHTHVLEDGTVVEHSHGEHGHHHSHAHTKAVLNRMSRAIGHMESIKRMIEDGRDCAEVLIQLSAVKSAINNTGKIILQDHIEHCIVDAVEHGDKEAIKELEVAIDRFVK comes from the coding sequence ATGGCCGAGGAACAAAAGACACATACGCATGTACTGGAGGATGGGACGGTAGTTGAACATTCTCATGGGGAGCATGGGCATCATCACAGTCATGCACATACAAAGGCAGTGCTGAATCGTATGTCCAGAGCAATCGGACATATGGAATCTATCAAACGTATGATAGAGGACGGAAGAGACTGTGCGGAAGTTCTGATACAGCTTTCAGCAGTGAAATCTGCTATCAATAATACAGGTAAGATCATTCTGCAGGATCATATCGAACACTGTATCGTAGATGCAGTGGAACATGGTGATAAAGAGGCAATTAAAGAACTTGAGGTAGCAATTGACAGATTTGTAAAGTAA
- a CDS encoding xanthine phosphoribosyltransferase, with translation MKLLKDRILKDGVVKPGNILKVDSFLNHQMDITLINEIGKEFKRRFSDCPITKILTIEASGIGIACIAAQYFDVPVVFAKKAQSVNLDGEMYTTKVESFTHKKVYDVILSRKFLGPEDHVLLIDDFLANGCALLGLIDIVKKSGATLEGAGIVIEKGFQHGGQEIRDMGIRLESLAIVDSMTDDSLTFRD, from the coding sequence ATGAAGCTTTTAAAAGACCGAATTCTTAAGGATGGAGTTGTAAAACCGGGAAATATTTTAAAAGTAGACAGTTTCTTAAATCATCAGATGGATATTACCCTCATCAATGAAATCGGCAAAGAATTCAAACGCCGCTTCTCCGACTGTCCAATCACTAAAATCCTTACAATTGAAGCATCCGGTATCGGTATCGCCTGTATTGCTGCACAGTACTTTGATGTACCTGTAGTTTTTGCCAAGAAAGCACAGAGCGTGAATCTGGATGGAGAAATGTATACAACTAAAGTAGAATCTTTCACTCATAAGAAAGTATATGATGTGATCCTTTCCAGGAAGTTTCTCGGACCTGAAGATCATGTACTTTTGATTGATGATTTCCTTGCTAACGGATGTGCACTTCTCGGCCTGATCGATATTGTTAAGAAGTCAGGGGCAACTCTTGAAGGAGCCGGTATTGTTATTGAGAAAGGCTTCCAGCATGGCGGTCAGGAGATCCGCGATATGGGAATACGTCTTGAATCTCTTGCCATTGTTGATTCCATGACAGACGATTCCTTAACCTTCAGAGATTAA
- a CDS encoding substrate-binding domain-containing protein has protein sequence MKRRATAILLGIMVSSMFLSACGKNEAKEAANESAQVEEEGVGEVTEEGEKVEAENKNASDADDSSKAGDSAKSDEDNKETSVKEEEDGDSSGKDSDDESEEDAEVTEASAGKIGVLLSDDDEDAKIDSEEMTSQIEDGGYEADVKNAGGDPALQISQIQEFIDEQVSALIIDPVDPYGLTDILKTANEQEIPVISYDSLIRDTADINYYATYDTRAIGKDIAKEIIKKMDLDKAREDKKSYTIEFLMGSPDDNAALFLCNGIQEGLQEYLDDGTLVCKSGNTSFDDTGIMRWSETSAKTKLDSIISEFYAEEKAPDIICTAYDGFAYAAEEILSDSGLEPGSDEWPMITGYGSEAQAVKDIAAGKMSFTMFMDRKELAKGGAQMAIDYLTGEKVDVKDYSQYDNGVKIVGTFTCGAQMIDKDNYQILVDNGTYTEDEIAPDPTPTPEVTPAPEATPVPKVTLKTASEEDSKEVTPTPETEDKSEGETRENLIYDSEDNSKVEKTSDQKK, from the coding sequence ATGAAAAGAAGAGCAACAGCTATTCTGCTTGGAATAATGGTATCCTCCATGTTCCTGTCTGCCTGCGGGAAGAATGAGGCAAAAGAAGCAGCAAATGAAAGCGCCCAGGTAGAAGAAGAGGGCGTAGGCGAAGTAACTGAGGAAGGTGAAAAAGTAGAGGCAGAAAATAAAAATGCTTCTGATGCCGATGACAGCAGCAAGGCAGGAGACAGTGCAAAATCAGACGAAGACAATAAAGAGACATCAGTGAAGGAGGAAGAAGACGGAGATTCTTCAGGAAAAGATTCAGATGATGAATCAGAGGAAGATGCTGAGGTAACGGAAGCTTCTGCCGGAAAGATAGGTGTGCTTCTTTCTGATGACGATGAGGATGCAAAAATTGACAGCGAAGAGATGACTTCGCAGATTGAAGATGGAGGATATGAGGCAGATGTGAAGAATGCCGGCGGCGATCCTGCGCTTCAGATTTCCCAGATTCAGGAATTTATTGATGAGCAGGTTTCTGCCCTGATCATTGATCCGGTAGATCCCTATGGCCTGACGGATATCCTGAAAACTGCCAATGAGCAGGAAATACCGGTTATTTCTTATGACAGTCTGATCCGGGATACTGCGGATATCAATTATTATGCAACTTATGATACCAGAGCAATAGGAAAGGATATTGCCAAAGAAATTATCAAAAAAATGGATCTGGATAAAGCCAGAGAGGATAAGAAGTCTTATACAATAGAATTTCTCATGGGATCTCCGGATGACAATGCTGCACTGTTTCTGTGTAATGGAATCCAGGAAGGGCTTCAGGAATATCTGGATGATGGAACACTTGTATGTAAATCCGGAAATACGTCATTTGATGATACAGGAATCATGAGATGGAGCGAGACATCTGCAAAGACAAAACTTGATTCGATTATAAGTGAGTTTTATGCAGAGGAGAAGGCTCCGGATATTATCTGTACTGCATATGACGGATTTGCTTATGCTGCAGAGGAAATTTTAAGTGACAGTGGTCTGGAACCGGGAAGTGATGAATGGCCGATGATCACAGGATATGGCAGTGAGGCACAGGCAGTAAAGGATATTGCAGCAGGTAAAATGTCATTTACCATGTTTATGGACCGTAAGGAACTGGCTAAGGGCGGAGCACAGATGGCCATTGACTATCTGACAGGAGAGAAAGTTGACGTAAAAGATTATTCACAGTATGATAACGGAGTAAAGATTGTGGGAACTTTTACATGTGGAGCACAGATGATCGACAAGGATAATTATCAGATTCTTGTGGATAACGGAACTTATACGGAAGATGAGATCGCTCCTGATCCCACACCGACACCGGAGGTGACACCTGCGCCAGAGGCAACACCTGTGCCGAAAGTGACATTAAAGACAGCCTCAGAGGAAGATTCAAAAGAAGTGACACCAACTCCCGAAACAGAAGATAAATCAGAAGGTGAAACGAGAGAAAATCTGATCTATGATTCCGAAGATAACTCAAAAGTGGAGAAAACATCAGATCAGAAAAAATAA
- a CDS encoding type 1 glutamine amidotransferase: MKITIGHLYPDLLNLYGDRGNIQCLMKRCQWRGIEAETIPFELDDKIDFSKLDIVLLGGGSDREQMIVCEKLQKIQPDFKAYVEDNGVVIAICGGYQLLGKYYKTDQGNMKGLDLVDLYTEQGEGRLIQNIVLQSELFDMPIVGFENHGGRTCINNNKPLGKVLYGAGNDGKSGYEGVVYKNVIGTYLHGPLLPKNPQLADWLIQHALERKYGKETELTSLDDSQEKEANDYIYHRFVRG, from the coding sequence ATGAAAATTACAATAGGACATTTATATCCGGATCTTCTGAATCTTTACGGTGACAGAGGTAATATCCAGTGTCTGATGAAGAGATGCCAGTGGCGTGGGATTGAGGCTGAGACCATACCGTTTGAGCTGGATGATAAAATAGATTTCTCGAAGCTTGATATCGTACTTCTGGGTGGCGGTTCGGACAGAGAACAGATGATCGTATGTGAGAAGCTACAGAAAATCCAACCGGATTTTAAGGCTTATGTGGAAGATAACGGCGTTGTCATTGCAATCTGCGGTGGCTATCAGTTACTTGGGAAGTATTACAAAACAGATCAGGGAAACATGAAAGGACTGGACCTGGTAGACTTGTATACAGAGCAGGGCGAAGGCCGTCTGATCCAGAATATCGTTCTGCAGAGTGAGCTGTTTGATATGCCGATCGTTGGATTTGAGAATCATGGAGGAAGAACCTGCATTAATAATAACAAACCACTGGGAAAAGTACTTTACGGTGCAGGAAATGACGGTAAGTCAGGCTATGAAGGCGTAGTATATAAGAATGTGATAGGGACTTATCTGCATGGACCGTTACTTCCGAAGAATCCGCAGCTTGCAGACTGGCTCATTCAACATGCGCTGGAAAGAAAGTATGGAAAAGAAACAGAACTTACATCGTTAGATGACAGTCAGGAAAAAGAAGCAAATGACTATATATACCACAGATTTGTAAGAGGATAA
- a CDS encoding MurT ligase domain-containing protein, with amino-acid sequence MKIRVMIAVCAAKFVGYVCKKMGRQGVTWAGKVAIKICPDILEQLSSQVRKAIFATCGTNGKTTTNNMLCAALEAEGQKVICNHTGSNMLNGVVAAFVLASKWNGKIDADYACIEADEASTRHIFPRIKPDYMLLTNLFRDQLDRYGEIDITMNILEEMMRKVPKMQIIVNGDDALSAYLAMDSGNPYVTYGISKPVIKSAANEIREGRFCKRCGEKLEYRFYHYSQLGDYYCPKCGFARPKPDFDAEDVKVGDQLSFCVEGKHIVANYKGFYNVYNILAAYAGVRTAGFAGEHFGDMLRRFNPENGRMEQFRIKGTGVTLNLAKNPAGFNQNISAVMQDQAPKDIIIAINDNAQDGTDISWLWDVDFDLLGNDSVKSITVSGIRCQDMRLRLKYVDIPSVLEGDVEKAIRDRVEDGVGNLYVLVNYTALFSTRNILKRLEGEK; translated from the coding sequence ATGAAAATAAGAGTAATGATTGCTGTCTGTGCAGCAAAATTTGTAGGATACGTATGTAAGAAAATGGGAAGACAGGGTGTGACCTGGGCAGGAAAAGTGGCGATTAAGATCTGTCCGGACATTCTGGAACAGCTTTCCTCACAGGTACGAAAGGCTATTTTTGCAACCTGCGGTACAAATGGAAAGACAACTACCAACAATATGCTCTGTGCGGCACTGGAAGCGGAAGGACAGAAAGTAATCTGTAACCATACAGGTTCCAATATGCTCAATGGAGTTGTTGCCGCATTTGTGCTGGCTTCGAAATGGAATGGTAAAATTGATGCGGACTATGCATGCATTGAGGCCGATGAAGCATCCACCAGACATATTTTTCCGAGAATCAAACCGGACTATATGCTTCTGACAAATCTTTTCCGCGACCAGCTTGACAGATACGGAGAGATTGATATCACTATGAACATTCTGGAAGAAATGATGCGCAAGGTTCCGAAGATGCAGATTATTGTAAACGGTGATGATGCATTATCCGCATATCTTGCCATGGATTCCGGGAATCCATATGTAACTTATGGTATCAGTAAACCGGTGATCAAATCTGCGGCAAATGAAATCAGGGAAGGACGTTTCTGTAAGCGATGCGGTGAAAAACTGGAATATCGTTTCTATCATTACAGCCAGCTGGGAGATTATTATTGTCCAAAATGCGGATTTGCAAGACCGAAGCCGGATTTTGATGCGGAGGATGTAAAGGTAGGCGACCAGCTCAGCTTTTGTGTAGAAGGAAAACACATTGTAGCAAATTATAAGGGATTTTATAATGTGTATAATATACTGGCAGCTTATGCGGGAGTGAGGACTGCGGGATTTGCGGGAGAGCATTTCGGGGATATGCTCCGCAGATTTAATCCGGAAAACGGACGTATGGAGCAGTTTCGCATTAAGGGAACAGGAGTAACCTTAAATCTTGCCAAGAATCCGGCGGGATTTAATCAGAATATTTCCGCAGTGATGCAGGATCAGGCACCGAAGGACATCATTATTGCGATCAATGATAATGCTCAGGATGGAACAGATATTTCCTGGCTCTGGGATGTTGACTTTGATCTTCTCGGAAATGATTCAGTGAAATCTATTACTGTAAGCGGTATCCGCTGTCAGGATATGCGTCTGCGGCTGAAATATGTGGATATCCCGTCTGTCCTCGAGGGCGATGTTGAGAAAGCAATCCGCGACAGAGTAGAGGACGGAGTGGGGAATCTGTATGTGCTGGTAAACTATACAGCATTATTCAGTACCAGAAATATTCTGAAGAGACTGGAGGGCGAGAAATAA
- a CDS encoding phosphatidylinositol-specific phospholipase C/glycerophosphodiester phosphodiesterase family protein, protein MRQNTKKKRSGFGYFIRMFLLLVELLAVTLFLWGNDAYSISATTPEFKWENYKTIAHALGGIGDKTYLNSKESFLAGYQMGCRLFEVDLVKTSDNVWVCRHSWYQSLGQWEGDEKKVLSSEEFLSRPIYGKYTPITFEDLLVLLSDYPDTFVMLDSKQYSVRNYQKTVEDYADYIELAEAAGVPDVMGQIIPEIYNQAMFAGTALLYDFPGYIYSLWQEYSIKELTEIAAFCREKNIQAATVYYKYWSEDVQKIFDKKGIRLYIYTVNDLKEAQYYMQEGAAGVCSDYLQDTMFN, encoded by the coding sequence TTGAGGCAGAATACGAAAAAGAAACGATCAGGATTTGGTTATTTCATCAGGATGTTTTTGTTGTTGGTGGAATTACTGGCTGTTACACTGTTTCTGTGGGGAAATGATGCTTATTCCATATCTGCCACCACACCTGAATTTAAGTGGGAAAATTATAAAACGATCGCACATGCACTGGGAGGGATTGGTGATAAAACCTATCTGAATTCAAAAGAGAGTTTTCTGGCAGGCTATCAGATGGGGTGCAGGTTGTTTGAAGTTGATCTTGTGAAGACATCTGACAATGTATGGGTGTGCCGCCATAGCTGGTATCAGTCTCTTGGACAATGGGAAGGCGATGAAAAGAAAGTTCTGTCCTCAGAGGAATTCTTATCCCGGCCCATTTATGGAAAATATACTCCTATAACATTTGAAGATCTGCTGGTGCTGCTGAGCGATTATCCGGATACTTTTGTGATGCTGGATTCCAAGCAGTATTCTGTCCGTAATTATCAGAAGACGGTGGAGGACTATGCTGATTATATCGAACTTGCAGAAGCGGCAGGTGTTCCGGATGTGATGGGACAGATCATACCGGAAATCTATAATCAGGCAATGTTTGCCGGAACAGCACTGCTGTATGATTTTCCTGGATATATTTATTCTTTATGGCAGGAATACTCTATTAAAGAACTGACTGAAATTGCGGCATTTTGCAGAGAAAAGAATATTCAGGCAGCTACAGTCTACTATAAATACTGGTCAGAGGATGTGCAGAAGATTTTTGACAAAAAAGGAATCAGGTTATATATTTATACTGTGAATGACCTGAAGGAAGCACAATATTATATGCAAGAGGGTGCGGCAGGTGTATGCTCAGACTATCTGCAGGATACTATGTTTAACTGA
- a CDS encoding bL17 family ribosomal protein → MAKYRKLSRTSDQRKALLRSQVTSLLYHGKIVTTEAKAKEIRKIAEGLVAMAVREKDNFETVTVTAKVARKDAEGKRVKEVVDGKKKTVYDEVQKEIKKDAPSRLHARRQMMKVFYPVKEVPAKGAGRKKNTKDVDMVAKMFDEIAPKYADRNGGYTRIVKIGPRKGDAAMEVLIELV, encoded by the coding sequence ATGGCAAAATATAGAAAATTAAGCAGAACATCTGACCAGAGAAAAGCATTACTGAGAAGCCAGGTAACAAGCCTTTTATATCATGGAAAAATTGTTACTACAGAAGCTAAAGCAAAAGAAATCCGTAAAATCGCAGAAGGCCTTGTAGCTATGGCTGTTCGTGAAAAAGATAACTTCGAAACTGTTACTGTAACTGCTAAAGTTGCTCGTAAAGATGCTGAAGGCAAGAGAGTAAAAGAAGTTGTTGACGGAAAGAAGAAAACTGTATACGATGAAGTACAGAAAGAGATCAAGAAAGATGCTCCTTCCAGACTTCACGCTCGTCGTCAGATGATGAAAGTTTTCTACCCGGTTAAAGAAGTACCTGCAAAGGGTGCCGGAAGAAAGAAAAACACTAAAGACGTAGATATGGTTGCTAAGATGTTCGATGAGATCGCTCCAAAATACGCTGACCGTAACGGTGGTTACACAAGAATCGTTAAGATCGGACCGCGTAAAGGCGATGCTGCAATGGAAGTACTGATCGAATTAGTATAA
- a CDS encoding DNA-directed RNA polymerase subunit alpha: protein MFDFNKPKIEITELSEDKKFGRFVVEPLERGYGTTLGNSLRRIMLSSLPGAAVSQVKIDGVLHEFSSIPGVKEDVSDIIMNLKSLAIKNHSTDNEPKTAYIECEGKGVVTAADIQADQDIEIMNPDQVIATLNGGKDCRLAMELTITKGRGYISADKGKSDDMPIGVLAVDAIYTPVDRVNMTVENTRVGQVTDYDKLTLDVYTNGTLDPDEAVSLAAKVLSEHLSLFIDLSENAKTAEVMIEKEDNEKEKVLEMSIDELELSVRSYNCLKRAGINTVEELCNKTSDDMMKVRNLGRKSLEEVLAKLKELGLQLQPAEE from the coding sequence GTGTTTGATTTTAATAAACCTAAGATCGAGATTACCGAATTATCTGAAGATAAAAAATTTGGCAGATTCGTAGTTGAGCCTCTGGAAAGAGGATATGGAACTACACTTGGAAATTCTTTAAGAAGAATTATGCTGTCTTCCCTGCCGGGTGCAGCTGTAAGCCAGGTTAAAATTGATGGTGTGCTTCACGAATTCAGCTCCATTCCGGGCGTAAAAGAAGACGTGAGCGATATTATCATGAATCTGAAGAGCCTTGCTATTAAGAACCACAGCACAGACAATGAGCCGAAAACCGCATACATCGAATGTGAAGGAAAAGGTGTTGTAACTGCAGCTGATATCCAGGCTGATCAGGATATCGAGATCATGAATCCGGATCAGGTGATTGCTACTTTAAACGGTGGCAAGGACTGCAGACTTGCTATGGAGCTTACTATTACAAAAGGCCGCGGATATATCAGTGCTGATAAAGGTAAATCTGATGATATGCCGATCGGTGTACTTGCAGTTGATGCTATCTATACACCGGTAGACAGAGTCAACATGACTGTAGAGAATACACGTGTTGGTCAGGTAACCGATTATGATAAGCTGACACTGGATGTGTATACAAACGGTACACTTGATCCGGATGAGGCGGTAAGCCTTGCAGCAAAAGTATTAAGCGAGCACTTGAGCCTTTTCATTGACCTTTCCGAGAATGCAAAGACCGCTGAGGTTATGATCGAGAAAGAAGACAATGAGAAAGAAAAAGTCCTGGAAATGAGCATTGATGAACTTGAGTTATCTGTTCGTTCCTATAACTGCTTGAAGAGAGCCGGCATTAATACAGTTGAAGAATTATGTAACAAGACTTCTGATGATATGATGAAGGTTCGTAACCTTGGACGTAAATCATTAGAAGAAGTTCTTGCGAAACTGAAAGAGCTGGGCTTACAGCTTCAGCCTGCAGAAGAGTAA
- the rpsD gene encoding 30S ribosomal protein S4, translating into MAVNRVPVLKRCRSLGLDPIYLGIDKKSTRQLKRANRKVSEYGLQLREKQKAKFIYGVLEKPFHNYYDKADRMPGQTGANLMILLESRLDNVVFRMGFARTRKEARQIVDHKHVLVNGKCVNIPSYLVKAGDQIEIREKSKGSERYKGILEVTGGRLVPEWIDVDQENLKGTVKELPNREAIDVPVNEMLIVELYSK; encoded by the coding sequence ATGGCAGTAAATAGAGTGCCTGTTCTGAAAAGATGCAGATCCCTTGGCCTGGATCCGATTTATTTAGGAATTGATAAAAAATCCACAAGACAGTTAAAACGTGCAAATCGTAAAGTGTCTGAGTATGGTTTACAGTTAAGAGAAAAACAGAAAGCAAAATTCATCTACGGAGTTCTGGAAAAACCTTTCCACAACTACTACGACAAAGCTGACAGAATGCCTGGACAGACTGGTGCAAACCTTATGATCCTTCTTGAGAGCAGACTTGACAATGTAGTATTCCGTATGGGATTTGCAAGAACAAGAAAAGAAGCTCGTCAGATTGTTGACCACAAGCATGTACTTGTAAACGGAAAATGTGTAAACATTCCTTCCTACCTTGTAAAAGCCGGTGATCAGATCGAGATCAGAGAAAAATCCAAAGGTTCTGAAAGATACAAAGGTATCCTTGAAGTAACTGGCGGACGTCTTGTTCCGGAATGGATCGATGTAGATCAGGAGAACTTAAAAGGAACTGTAAAAGAACTTCCTAACAGAGAAGCAATCGATGTTCCTGTAAACGAGATGCTTATCGTCGAGTTGTACTCCAAATAA
- the rpsK gene encoding 30S ribosomal protein S11: protein MAKVTKKATAKRRVKKNVEHGQAHIQSSFNNTIVTLTDNEGNALSWASAGGLGFRGSRKSTPYAAQMAAETATKAALIHGLKTVDVMVKGPGSGREAAIRALQACGLEVTSIRDVTPVPHNGCRPPKRRRV, encoded by the coding sequence ATGGCTAAAGTGACTAAAAAAGCGACTGCAAAACGTCGTGTCAAGAAAAACGTTGAACACGGACAGGCACATATTCAGTCTTCTTTCAACAATACAATTGTTACTCTGACTGACAATGAAGGAAACGCTCTTTCATGGGCAAGTGCTGGTGGTCTTGGATTTAGAGGTTCAAGAAAATCTACTCCTTATGCAGCACAGATGGCAGCTGAGACTGCAACAAAAGCTGCACTTATTCATGGTTTAAAAACTGTAGATGTTATGGTAAAAGGACCAGGTTCTGGACGTGAAGCTGCAATCCGTGCCCTTCAGGCTTGCGGACTGGAAGTAACAAGCATCCGCGACGTAACTCCGGTACCACACAACGGTTGCCGCCCACCAAAACGCAGAAGAGTCTAA
- the rpsM gene encoding 30S ribosomal protein S13, whose translation MARIAGVDLPREKRIEIGLTYIYGIGRPSADKILAKAEVNPDTRVRDLTDDEVKRLSAVIDETMTVEGDLRREIALNIKRLQEIGCYRGIRHRKGLPVRGQKTKTNARTRKGPKRTVANKKK comes from the coding sequence ATGGCTCGTATAGCTGGTGTAGACTTACCAAGAGAAAAACGTATTGAAATCGGTCTTACCTACATTTATGGTATTGGTAGACCAAGCGCAGACAAAATCCTTGCAAAGGCAGAGGTTAATCCTGACACACGTGTCAGAGATCTGACTGATGACGAAGTAAAGAGACTCAGCGCAGTTATTGATGAAACAATGACAGTAGAAGGTGACCTTCGTAGAGAAATCGCCCTCAACATTAAGAGACTGCAGGAAATCGGATGCTACAGAGGTATCCGTCATCGTAAAGGACTTCCGGTTCGTGGTCAGAAGACTAAGACCAACGCCAGAACACGTAAAGGTCCTAAGAGAACAGTAGCTAATAAGAAGAAATAA
- the rpmJ gene encoding 50S ribosomal protein L36, with protein sequence MKVRSSVKPICEKCKIIKRKGSIRVICENPKHKQRQG encoded by the coding sequence GTGAAAGTAAGATCATCTGTAAAGCCGATCTGCGAAAAATGCAAGATCATTAAAAGAAAAGGATCTATCAGAGTAATCTGTGAGAATCCAAAACACAAACAGCGTCAGGGTTGA